A single region of the Marinobacter nanhaiticus D15-8W genome encodes:
- a CDS encoding MBL fold metallo-hydrolase — protein sequence MSQQPHVQSFFDEPTNTFSYVVRDPDSQACAILDSVLDFDYAAGRTDLRSADAIIEYVRANELEVEWILETHVHADHLSAAPYLHEKLGGKTAIGAHIVEVQEIFGKAFNAGTEFARDGSQFDRLFEEGDTFRIGNLEGHVLHTPGHTPACLTYVIGDAAFVGDTLFMPDYGTARCDFPGGDARTLFKSIQKVLSLPPETRLFLCHDYKAPGRDEFVCMTTVAEQRAHNVHVHEGVGEDDFVKMRTERDATLGMPRLILPSVQVNMRAGHMPPAEDNGQVYLKVPINRF from the coding sequence ATGAGCCAGCAACCGCACGTTCAATCCTTTTTTGACGAACCTACCAACACCTTCAGCTATGTGGTCCGGGACCCGGACAGCCAGGCCTGTGCCATCCTCGACTCCGTGCTGGACTTCGATTACGCCGCGGGCCGGACTGACCTCCGTTCCGCCGATGCCATTATCGAATACGTTCGCGCGAATGAGCTTGAGGTGGAATGGATTCTCGAGACCCATGTCCACGCGGATCACCTCTCCGCCGCGCCCTACCTGCACGAAAAGCTCGGCGGTAAGACGGCCATTGGCGCCCACATCGTCGAGGTACAGGAGATCTTCGGCAAGGCATTCAATGCCGGCACCGAGTTTGCGCGGGACGGCAGCCAGTTCGACCGGTTGTTCGAGGAGGGGGACACCTTCCGCATCGGCAACCTCGAGGGCCATGTGCTGCACACCCCGGGCCATACGCCGGCCTGCCTGACCTACGTCATCGGCGACGCCGCGTTTGTCGGCGATACGCTGTTCATGCCGGATTACGGTACCGCCCGCTGCGATTTCCCCGGTGGCGATGCGCGCACCTTGTTTAAGTCGATCCAGAAAGTGCTCTCCCTGCCGCCTGAAACCCGGTTGTTCCTGTGCCACGACTACAAGGCACCCGGCCGCGACGAGTTTGTCTGTATGACGACCGTTGCCGAGCAGCGTGCGCATAATGTGCATGTGCATGAAGGGGTGGGCGAGGACGACTTCGTCAAGATGCGCACCGAACGGGATGCCACCCTGGGTATGCCGAGGCTGATCCTGCCCTCGGTACAGGTCAACATGCGCGCCGGGCACATGCCTCCCGCGGAAGATAATGGGCAGGTGTATCTGAAGGTGCCGATTAACCGTTTCTAG
- a CDS encoding nicotinate phosphoribosyltransferase, with protein MVEEKDLSMMVDLYELTMAQAYWSEGMEEPATFSLFFRKMPRHRNFVLACGQQQVAHIIESLRFSQEHIDRLRELDMFEPDFLDWLRRFRFSGSIHALPEGTPVFPQEPLLEVEAPIAEAQLLESLIMNYVHLESVLASKAARLVQAAGDRPVVDFGMRRMHGLDAAYRGVRAFRIAGLSGTSNVLAGLDFDLPIRGTMAHSFVQACDDEMAAFRTYARLYPGTTLLVDTYDTEKAVQDIIRWMKDSPDVDIGAIRLDSGDLAELAFSCRKMLDEAGYKDIKIMASSGLDEYKIARLREQGAPLDGFGVGTAVGASNDAPALELAYKLTEYAGKPRMKNSPGKQSFPGRKQVYRQQDTDGNYTRDIITHRDESAEGTPLLVPTLWAGRAVEGAIASLDDATAASREAVSRLPERLRQLDEAEDYQVTISERLQKLQSRTLESLGVKHS; from the coding sequence ATGGTCGAGGAAAAAGACCTGTCGATGATGGTCGACCTGTACGAACTGACAATGGCACAGGCGTACTGGTCCGAGGGTATGGAGGAGCCCGCTACGTTCAGCCTGTTCTTCCGCAAGATGCCCCGCCACCGGAATTTCGTCCTGGCCTGCGGGCAACAGCAGGTCGCCCATATCATCGAGTCGCTCCGCTTTTCCCAAGAGCATATCGACCGGCTCCGCGAGCTGGATATGTTCGAACCGGATTTTCTCGACTGGCTTCGCCGTTTCCGCTTCAGTGGCTCGATTCATGCCCTGCCGGAAGGCACGCCGGTATTTCCCCAGGAACCCCTGCTCGAGGTGGAAGCGCCGATTGCCGAGGCGCAGTTGCTGGAAAGCCTGATAATGAACTATGTGCACCTGGAGTCCGTGCTGGCCTCGAAGGCTGCCCGGCTGGTGCAGGCTGCAGGCGACAGGCCCGTAGTGGACTTCGGTATGCGCCGGATGCACGGCCTGGATGCGGCCTATCGCGGCGTACGGGCGTTCCGCATTGCCGGTCTCTCGGGCACCAGTAACGTCCTGGCAGGACTCGACTTCGACCTGCCGATCCGGGGCACCATGGCCCACAGCTTTGTGCAGGCCTGCGATGACGAAATGGCGGCCTTCCGCACCTACGCGCGCCTTTATCCCGGCACGACGCTGCTGGTCGACACCTACGACACGGAAAAGGCCGTCCAGGACATTATCCGTTGGATGAAAGACAGCCCGGACGTAGATATCGGTGCCATCCGGCTCGACTCCGGCGACCTGGCCGAACTGGCCTTCAGTTGTCGCAAGATGCTCGACGAGGCGGGGTACAAAGACATCAAGATCATGGCCAGCAGCGGACTGGACGAATACAAGATTGCCCGCCTGCGGGAGCAGGGCGCTCCGCTGGATGGCTTTGGTGTCGGCACCGCCGTTGGTGCGTCCAACGACGCTCCAGCCCTGGAGCTGGCTTACAAGCTGACTGAGTATGCGGGCAAGCCACGGATGAAGAACTCGCCGGGCAAGCAGTCTTTTCCGGGGCGCAAGCAGGTCTATCGCCAGCAGGATACGGACGGCAACTACACACGGGACATCATCACGCACCGGGATGAATCGGCCGAGGGAACACCGCTACTCGTGCCAACCCTCTGGGCAGGGCGCGCGGTCGAGGGGGCCATCGCCTCTCTGGATGATGCGACGGCAGCCTCTCGCGAAGCTGTATCCCGATTGCCCGAACGCTTGCGGCAACTGGACGAGGCGGAAGACTACCAGGTGACGATCAGCGAACGCTTGCAGAAACTGCAGTCCAGAACGCTGGAATCCCTGGGTGTGAAACACTCATAG
- a CDS encoding isochorismatase family protein, whose product MAEEPQTALLLVDIQNDFCTGGSLAVPESEEIFPVVNAAISEAQDKGWPIIASRDWHPVDHCSFERRGGPWPVHCVQDSHGAAFHPQMELPVDAIRVSKGTAFEQDAYSAFEGTQLEQFLSRRGVKRLKIAGLALDVCVQATARDALEAGFEVDLLADATRAVDDSQATQVLSTLSSAGARIIG is encoded by the coding sequence ATGGCCGAGGAACCCCAGACAGCCCTCTTGCTGGTCGATATCCAGAACGATTTTTGCACAGGCGGTAGCCTTGCGGTCCCGGAGAGCGAAGAGATCTTCCCCGTGGTCAACGCCGCGATCAGTGAGGCCCAGGACAAGGGCTGGCCCATTATCGCATCGCGGGATTGGCACCCAGTGGATCATTGCAGCTTCGAGCGCCGGGGAGGGCCCTGGCCGGTTCACTGCGTCCAGGACAGTCACGGCGCAGCCTTCCACCCCCAAATGGAGTTACCGGTTGACGCCATCCGCGTCAGCAAGGGCACTGCGTTTGAGCAGGATGCCTACTCCGCGTTCGAGGGCACGCAACTGGAACAGTTTCTTTCCCGGCGGGGCGTCAAACGCCTGAAGATTGCCGGGCTAGCGCTGGACGTCTGCGTCCAGGCCACGGCCAGGGACGCGCTCGAAGCGGGTTTCGAGGTAGATCTGCTGGCAGATGCGACCCGCGCAGTGGATGACAGCCAGGCGACGCAGGTGCTGAGTACACTGAGTTCCGCCGGCGCCAGGATTATCGGCTAG
- a CDS encoding TonB-dependent siderophore receptor codes for MSIRNSFPRSLLSLAVAFSIAPVVEAQDDDSVQLDSLTVYGDTYRNTATKTALEPEETPQSISVLDREALEMRDSDSVASALRYASGVNTELRGGAVTRSDLFNIRGFINYQNYYDGLVLLYNDWNLQPQIDLLAVQQIEVFKGPTSTLYGSMAPGGMVNLISKKPDTESFNRIEVATGSHDLKEGSFESTGQLGDSDLSYSLVGLARSKDGQAETSEEERIMISPQVDWQVSDDTLVNLNLYYQKDPDMGVYNTLPAQGLFQDNPNGELPVDSFSGDANWDQYTREVTMLGYKVNHRFNEQWTFLHNLRYTDASAYQENTYSNALAADMRTLSRNAYMTDEETQGVTVDNQLSGLIQTGSLEHNVLVGIDYLYLDSGIEYEDAPAPSIDLYSPDHYQINPAELEYIAGYSSDFDLTKEQLGVYLQDQIRWNQWVFIAGTRFDHYRGTEKGLQYGSQIDRELKEDNFSSRAGALYEFSNGISPFVSYSESFQPESGADRFGNAFDPSTGEQWEAGIKYAAPDGITSMSVAAYQVTKENVEVRDPEGTAYQTIQAGEVRSRGVEFEAQTQPIENLRLSVAYTYTDAEVTEGNSEANAGAVGVVEGTTPVWIPEQMASAWADYSFFEGALAGLNAGAGVRYIGEAELDASNTDKVPDATLFDLAFKYDLGYVSNTLRGTTIGLSANNVTDERYYSCYDGLNCWFGAERTVEASLAYTF; via the coding sequence ATGAGCATCCGAAATTCCTTTCCGAGGTCACTGCTGTCCCTAGCCGTGGCATTTTCAATTGCGCCTGTGGTTGAGGCTCAGGACGACGATTCCGTCCAGTTGGACAGCCTTACCGTGTATGGCGACACCTATCGGAATACGGCGACCAAAACGGCGCTTGAGCCGGAAGAAACGCCCCAGAGCATCTCAGTATTGGATCGTGAGGCTCTGGAAATGCGGGATTCGGATTCCGTTGCGTCTGCATTACGCTATGCATCAGGCGTCAATACGGAGTTGCGGGGAGGCGCGGTCACGCGGTCGGATCTCTTCAATATCCGTGGTTTTATCAACTACCAGAACTATTACGACGGCCTCGTACTGCTTTATAACGACTGGAATCTCCAGCCTCAGATCGATTTGCTGGCGGTCCAGCAGATCGAAGTATTCAAGGGGCCCACCTCTACGCTCTATGGTTCGATGGCGCCCGGCGGTATGGTCAACCTGATCAGCAAGAAGCCGGACACCGAAAGCTTCAACCGTATTGAAGTCGCAACCGGTAGCCACGATTTGAAGGAAGGTAGTTTCGAAAGTACCGGGCAGTTGGGAGATTCGGATCTTTCTTATAGCCTGGTGGGGTTGGCCCGTTCCAAGGACGGTCAGGCTGAAACGTCTGAGGAAGAGCGCATTATGATCTCGCCACAGGTGGACTGGCAGGTCAGTGACGACACCCTGGTCAATTTAAACCTGTACTACCAGAAAGATCCTGACATGGGGGTCTATAACACGCTGCCCGCTCAAGGCCTGTTCCAGGACAATCCCAACGGAGAGCTTCCAGTTGATAGCTTCTCCGGCGATGCGAACTGGGACCAGTACACCCGTGAAGTAACCATGCTTGGTTACAAGGTCAATCATCGTTTCAATGAGCAGTGGACCTTCCTGCACAATCTTCGCTACACAGATGCGTCGGCGTATCAGGAAAATACCTATAGCAATGCTTTGGCAGCAGACATGCGGACACTGAGCCGCAATGCCTATATGACGGACGAGGAAACCCAGGGGGTAACCGTCGATAACCAGCTGTCCGGCCTGATACAAACCGGTTCGTTGGAACACAATGTATTGGTGGGTATCGACTACCTCTACCTCGATTCTGGCATCGAGTATGAAGATGCTCCAGCGCCGTCCATAGACCTTTACTCGCCTGACCACTACCAGATCAATCCTGCGGAACTCGAATATATAGCCGGTTATTCCAGCGATTTTGATCTGACAAAGGAACAATTAGGCGTATACCTTCAGGACCAGATCCGCTGGAACCAATGGGTATTTATTGCCGGCACGCGATTCGATCATTACCGGGGCACGGAAAAAGGACTCCAGTATGGCTCGCAAATCGATCGCGAGCTCAAGGAAGATAATTTCTCTTCCAGAGCTGGCGCGCTGTATGAGTTCAGCAATGGTATATCGCCTTTCGTAAGTTATTCCGAAAGCTTTCAGCCAGAGTCCGGCGCGGACCGGTTCGGTAACGCATTTGATCCTTCCACCGGCGAACAATGGGAAGCAGGGATCAAATATGCCGCACCTGATGGCATTACCAGTATGTCGGTGGCGGCTTATCAGGTTACCAAGGAGAACGTTGAGGTCCGAGATCCCGAGGGAACCGCCTACCAAACCATTCAGGCGGGGGAAGTTCGATCTCGCGGGGTTGAGTTTGAAGCGCAGACTCAGCCCATCGAAAACCTGCGTCTAAGCGTGGCATACACCTATACGGACGCGGAGGTGACCGAAGGTAACTCTGAAGCGAACGCCGGTGCTGTGGGTGTTGTCGAGGGTACAACCCCGGTCTGGATTCCCGAGCAGATGGCGTCGGCATGGGCGGACTACAGCTTCTTCGAAGGTGCGCTTGCCGGGCTTAACGCCGGTGCGGGTGTACGCTATATCGGCGAAGCGGAACTTGATGCGTCCAATACCGACAAGGTGCCTGACGCGACCTTGTTTGATCTGGCCTTCAAATACGATCTCGGCTATGTCAGCAATACCTTGCGTGGCACGACAATTGGTTTGTCAGCGAACAACGTGACCGACGAACGTTACTATTCCTGCTATGACGGTCTGAATTGCTGGTTTGGTGCAGAGCGCACGGTCGAAGCGAGCCTGGCCTATACGTTCTAG
- a CDS encoding AraC family transcriptional regulator produces the protein MFPSPAVTPEHRVEAVLRHIHENLDAPLSVEYLAELAGWSRWQFQRVFNAHTGLSVAQYVRELRLSRAAEALLNTGWRQLDIALACGFCSEISFSRSFRQMFGCSPRAYRQRGQLVGLRTPIPAGDVPSPPVELDHRLLQIRLETRSAFTIVGLCDQVQGLFSECPDFATRVPRLWQAFHQHIGSNKEQASIGVLGVTESTDNGCSFPYWAGHESGCGSIDPGFGQLRVPAQTYAVIPFQGPLPALEKTLDWFIHHWLPASGYRGCYGYDLEVYPPGFKSSDPHARMEYWVPVEPDPARRRALGFACLALGSA, from the coding sequence ATGTTTCCATCCCCTGCCGTTACCCCGGAACATCGTGTTGAGGCGGTGCTTCGTCACATCCATGAGAACCTGGATGCCCCGCTATCTGTTGAATACCTGGCCGAACTTGCGGGCTGGTCGCGCTGGCAATTCCAGCGGGTATTTAACGCGCACACGGGGCTCTCGGTGGCCCAGTATGTTCGGGAGCTGCGGCTAAGTCGCGCAGCGGAGGCGTTGCTCAATACCGGCTGGCGGCAGTTGGATATCGCTTTGGCGTGCGGTTTCTGTTCAGAAATCAGCTTCAGCCGTAGCTTTCGCCAGATGTTTGGTTGCTCCCCCCGCGCATATCGCCAGCGTGGTCAGCTGGTCGGCTTGCGAACACCGATCCCCGCCGGTGATGTTCCGTCTCCGCCTGTAGAACTCGATCATCGGTTGTTGCAGATTCGTCTGGAAACCCGCTCTGCTTTCACCATAGTGGGTCTGTGTGACCAGGTTCAGGGCCTGTTCTCTGAATGTCCCGATTTTGCGACACGAGTGCCGCGCCTCTGGCAGGCATTCCATCAACACATTGGATCGAATAAAGAGCAGGCATCGATCGGCGTGCTGGGTGTGACAGAATCCACAGACAACGGCTGCAGCTTTCCATACTGGGCCGGCCATGAGTCTGGCTGCGGCTCTATTGACCCCGGCTTCGGTCAACTTCGCGTCCCCGCACAGACATATGCCGTTATTCCCTTCCAGGGCCCATTGCCGGCGCTGGAAAAGACACTCGACTGGTTTATCCACCATTGGCTCCCCGCCTCGGGCTATCGCGGTTGTTACGGTTACGACCTTGAAGTCTACCCGCCCGGTTTCAAGTCTTCGGACCCCCATGCGCGAATGGAATATTGGGTACCGGTGGAACCTGATCCCGCTCGTCGAAGGGCCCTGGGCTTTGCGTGCCTGGCGTTGGGCTCAGCATAG
- a CDS encoding SDR family NAD(P)-dependent oxidoreductase, with product MHISLKGKTALLTGSTKGIGFAAAKGLAEAGAAVVVNGRTQEAVDKAVSSIRESVSGADVKGVAANAGTADGCNAIFDAVPDCDILVNNVGIFGPKDFFEITDDEWQQMFDINVMSGVRLARGYLPKMKDRGWGRVVFLSSESGLNMPPEMLHYGFSKTAVLGISRGLAKIMSATGVTVNSVLPGPTLSEGVASMLQDDVKERGVSLEEAGRDFVKAHRPSSILQRPATVEEVANMIIYACSEQASATTGAALRVDGGVVDSIA from the coding sequence ATGCACATCAGCCTGAAGGGAAAGACAGCATTATTGACCGGATCAACCAAGGGAATTGGCTTCGCCGCAGCGAAGGGCCTGGCTGAAGCAGGCGCAGCGGTAGTCGTGAATGGGCGCACCCAGGAGGCTGTCGACAAGGCCGTCTCGTCGATTCGCGAATCAGTCTCCGGCGCCGATGTCAAAGGCGTGGCGGCCAACGCTGGAACGGCCGACGGCTGCAATGCCATCTTCGATGCCGTGCCTGACTGCGACATCCTGGTGAACAACGTCGGTATCTTCGGTCCCAAGGACTTCTTCGAAATCACCGACGACGAGTGGCAGCAGATGTTCGACATCAATGTCATGTCCGGCGTCCGCCTGGCACGCGGCTACCTGCCAAAAATGAAGGATCGCGGGTGGGGCCGGGTGGTCTTCCTGTCCTCGGAATCCGGTCTCAACATGCCGCCTGAGATGCTGCATTACGGGTTCAGCAAGACCGCGGTTCTGGGGATCTCGCGCGGACTGGCGAAGATCATGTCGGCCACCGGTGTCACAGTGAATTCTGTACTGCCGGGGCCAACCCTCAGTGAGGGTGTCGCAAGCATGCTGCAGGACGATGTGAAGGAACGCGGTGTGTCACTGGAGGAAGCGGGCCGCGATTTCGTCAAGGCGCATCGTCCGTCCTCAATTCTCCAGCGCCCGGCGACCGTCGAGGAAGTGGCGAACATGATCATTTACGCCTGTTCCGAGCAGGCTTCGGCGACTACCGGTGCCGCACTTCGCGTCGATGGCGGCGTGGTGGATTCCATTGCCTGA
- a CDS encoding ACT domain-containing protein, producing MTTSTENAKTHTLTCRMAAEAAAIERLCQVTRIRGFRIEQMQVQTDAGELEISMTLSGERSIDMLRSQIEKLHTVLSLQPEAMPSPGTAADMRQTA from the coding sequence ATGACAACGTCAACAGAGAACGCCAAGACCCACACCCTCACCTGTCGCATGGCCGCTGAGGCTGCCGCCATCGAACGGCTCTGTCAGGTCACGCGGATTCGGGGGTTCCGCATTGAACAGATGCAGGTTCAGACGGATGCCGGGGAACTTGAGATCAGCATGACGCTTTCCGGGGAGCGTTCCATCGATATGCTGCGCAGCCAGATCGAGAAGCTTCATACGGTGCTGTCATTGCAGCCCGAGGCAATGCCCTCGCCGGGGACGGCTGCGGACATGAGGCAGACCGCCTGA
- a CDS encoding nucleoside recognition domain-containing protein has protein sequence MSAKFRAQITSILQETGLVYLTLLKLLVPALIIVKILESIGFTEWLATVLAPLMSLLGLPEELSIVWAATLLTNIYTGMAIFYNLPGDSALTVAQVTVLGTLMVVGHGLPVEGAVARKAGVPWWLTLLLRVGGALVLGSLLNLVYQWTGWLQEANQLVWRPEQIDTSLSAWAWAQLQTLVTIFVVILALISLLRILRAVGIERLLHALLYPMLRLLGIGKDAANTTIIGITLGLSFGGGLLIRDAQSGRLSARDAFLTLAFLGLCHSLIEDTLLVMLLGADLSGILWARILFAFLIIGILARLPLSDRPQPERPNERPAA, from the coding sequence ATGTCCGCCAAGTTTCGCGCGCAGATCACCAGCATCCTCCAGGAAACCGGGCTCGTCTACCTGACGCTTCTGAAGCTTCTGGTACCGGCCCTGATCATCGTAAAGATCCTCGAATCGATCGGTTTTACGGAATGGCTGGCGACCGTGCTTGCTCCGCTGATGTCGCTACTGGGTTTGCCCGAGGAACTAAGCATCGTCTGGGCCGCCACCCTGCTCACCAATATCTATACGGGCATGGCCATCTTCTACAACCTGCCCGGCGACTCGGCGCTGACGGTGGCACAGGTCACGGTGCTGGGCACCTTGATGGTGGTGGGGCATGGCCTTCCGGTCGAGGGTGCGGTCGCGCGCAAGGCGGGGGTTCCCTGGTGGCTGACCCTGCTATTGAGAGTGGGTGGAGCACTGGTACTGGGGAGTCTGCTGAACCTTGTTTACCAGTGGACCGGTTGGTTGCAGGAAGCGAATCAACTGGTCTGGCGTCCGGAACAGATCGATACCAGCTTGAGTGCCTGGGCCTGGGCGCAGTTGCAGACCCTGGTGACGATCTTTGTCGTGATACTGGCGCTGATCAGTCTGCTGCGCATCCTCCGAGCAGTAGGCATCGAGCGGTTGCTGCATGCCCTGCTCTACCCCATGTTGCGTTTACTCGGTATCGGTAAGGATGCCGCTAACACGACGATTATCGGTATTACCCTGGGATTGAGTTTCGGTGGGGGCTTGCTGATTCGCGATGCCCAATCAGGCCGTCTCAGCGCGCGGGATGCTTTCCTGACCCTGGCGTTTCTCGGACTCTGTCACAGTCTCATCGAGGATACGCTGCTGGTCATGCTACTGGGCGCCGACCTATCCGGCATCCTGTGGGCACGCATCCTGTTTGCCTTCCTGATCATCGGCATCCTGGCTCGCCTGCCCCTTTCGGATCGACCGCAGCCGGAACGGCCGAACGAACGTCCGGCCGCTTAA